In Natranaerovirga pectinivora, the sequence TATTCTTATAACCTTTTTATTCTGTCATAGTATTCAGGATTTTCCTTGCTCTTCTATCTAATAAATAAAATTCATACTCTCTGTTCTAACGACAACACGACCGTCCCTCTGTGTCTCTCATAAATTGATTCATTCTATTTTTAATAATTTTATTGAACCATCTTTCATGGTCATTATAATTCTATCTTCATAAGTAAAAATGTCTTCCACTTGATCTGTAATGGCTAGATTTATATTTCCTTCATCATCAAATATCTTCAACCCATAATCTTTTCCTTCTGCCAATTTGCAAACCAATTTATTGTTTACTACTTTGATTCTTTCAATGGACTCCTTTAGAACAAGTGTGTCTTCACCACATTCCTCCACCTTGTAAAGATAAAATTGTTTTTCTTCATCTTCCACCAAATAAAAGGGGTTATGATTAATTATATCAAACCATTCTATAGTTGTTGGCAACTCTATATCTATTATTTTTTGTTCATTCGTTCCATCTAAGTTTGCTACATACAAATCCTCATCGAAATCTTTTATATAATAAATCTTGCCCTCAATAATTTTGAACCAATTTACACTTGAATCTACTACTCTAGCTATTTCATTCGTAATTAGATTTATGTTATATATTTTATTTAAGTCTCCATTTTCTAATGGATAAGAAGATGCCATTATATAAACATTCTCTTCAATTACCGTAGTCATATTATTACCATTGAAACCACTTGTTTGTTCATCAATTTCTATATGCCATCCATAGATTAGGTTTGAATCTCCAAGTCTTCTACTCTCTTGATTCTTATCTGATGGTAAAAATTCAAGATTATTACCATCAGGCGGGACGGATTGATTAATAATTAAGGTACCATTAGAAACCTTTTTAAGATCAAGGTATCCCCTGTACTCTACAGTAGCTCTTCCATCATCATTTACTTTGCAGTATACATCATATCCCATTACAGCACCGCCATAATGATAAGAAAACCAAAGTTCATTGTCTCTTATATCGAAGGACACACGATTATTAAATCCATATGAATCATTCAAATCATAGGAATATACCAATTCTTTTTCTAAGATATTATTTTTAGGTACCCTATAGATTTCATTTGTAGCTTCTACTGTTTCTACAAAATAATAATACCCCTCAAAAAGCATAATACCATTTTCACTAACATCTCTTGAAAGATTTAAAGTTTCTAACTGTGGATTTTTAGAATTGATCATAAGTCCTTCTGCATTATCCCACTTATAATCCCAATTAAATTCATCATGTGC encodes:
- a CDS encoding DUF5050 domain-containing protein, yielding MGKKLYVLVLLFILSLNLIPTQSIAAEKNVKVQLPKFTVTLNGNVVENEYREYPLLVYKNITYFPMTWYDCRLLGLETKWSQNEGFEIYESKVTSSYVSYKTQLKNQDAYNATIPEFKIKINGKSINNAKEEYPFLVFRDVTYFPLTWKIAHDEFNWDYKWDNAEGLMINSKNPQLETLNLSRDVSENGIMLFEGYYYFVETVEATNEIYRVPKNNILEKELVYSYDLNDSYGFNNRVSFDIRDNELWFSYHYGGAVMGYDVYCKVNDDGRATVEYRGYLDLKKVSNGTLIINQSVPPDGNNLEFLPSDKNQESRRLGDSNLIYGWHIEIDEQTSGFNGNNMTTVIEENVYIMASSYPLENGDLNKIYNINLITNEIARVVDSSVNWFKIIEGKIYYIKDFDEDLYVANLDGTNEQKIIDIELPTTIEWFDIINHNPFYLVEDEEKQFYLYKVEECGEDTLVLKESIERIKVVNNKLVCKLAEGKDYGLKIFDDEGNINLAITDQVEDIFTYEDRIIMTMKDGSIKLLKIE